A part of Myxococcales bacterium genomic DNA contains:
- a CDS encoding DUF418 domain-containing protein — MLGQQHQESSQTRILSLDVVRGIAIIGVLLVNGPALNGPAYKDSHTFAFQNTLADVWYSKLLYCFANDNFYPIFACLFGLSTAIFMKNKPAFLAQNLLKRRLLSLLLLGILHATLVWWGDILVAYALLGFSLVWLYSKNAHEILLYLLTIASLTIFLSISFYYLNDHPPFPATAKALLTYSQGDFIAVSKQRINDFLGSYIPGYLYGINLFQIVDFLMFYSQLLLCFYFGYWVFVSGWLKKLSTDYVVAKRTALISFALTFVVAIISDSLPLVGEALFAIKGFLRGIFYSSSIIFLCHHSWWLRLCRPFSVIGRMSLTNYLLHNIVLSLVFYSYGLGLYGSFGPFYELPILLSLIIFSMILSSLWLKHFKMGPFEWLWRAAIYGCFPQLKRQQIAKLSVERLL; from the coding sequence ATGCTTGGCCAGCAGCACCAAGAGAGCTCTCAGACAAGAATTTTGAGCTTAGATGTGGTGCGAGGAATAGCAATTATAGGTGTTTTACTGGTAAATGGTCCTGCGCTTAATGGTCCGGCCTATAAAGATAGTCATACTTTTGCCTTTCAAAATACTTTGGCTGATGTGTGGTATTCGAAGCTGCTGTATTGTTTTGCCAATGATAATTTTTATCCTATATTTGCGTGTCTTTTTGGACTTTCAACAGCAATATTTATGAAAAATAAGCCAGCATTTTTGGCTCAAAATCTTTTGAAAAGACGATTACTCTCCTTGTTACTTCTAGGTATACTTCACGCAACCTTGGTGTGGTGGGGCGATATTTTGGTAGCATATGCACTTTTAGGCTTTAGTTTGGTTTGGCTCTATTCCAAAAATGCTCATGAAATTCTTTTGTATCTTCTTACCATCGCTTCCCTAACAATTTTTTTATCCATCAGCTTTTACTACCTCAATGATCACCCACCGTTTCCCGCCACAGCAAAAGCGCTTCTTACCTATAGTCAGGGAGACTTTATAGCGGTGAGCAAACAACGCATCAATGATTTTTTGGGTTCTTATATTCCTGGGTATTTGTACGGAATAAATTTGTTTCAGATCGTTGATTTTCTTATGTTTTATAGCCAATTGCTCTTGTGTTTTTATTTTGGATATTGGGTATTTGTGAGTGGATGGCTTAAAAAATTAAGCACAGATTATGTTGTAGCCAAAAGAACAGCTCTGATTAGCTTTGCGCTTACCTTTGTGGTTGCTATTATCTCTGACAGTTTGCCTTTGGTGGGGGAGGCACTTTTTGCGATTAAAGGATTTTTACGGGGAATTTTTTATTCAAGCAGTATAATTTTTTTATGTCACCATTCTTGGTGGCTTAGGCTGTGTCGTCCATTTTCTGTGATAGGAAGAATGTCTTTGACTAACTATTTGCTTCATAATATAGTGCTCAGTCTCGTTTTTTACAGCTATGGTTTAGGGCTTTATGGCAGCTTTGGACCATTTTATGAGTTACCTATCCTGCTTTCTTTAATAATTTTCTCAATGATACTAAGCTCGTTGTGGCTCAAGCATTTCAAAATGGGCCCTTTTGAATGGCTATGGCGAGCTGCAATCTATGGTTGTTTTCCGCAACTCAAGAGACAACAAATTGCAAAGCTTTCAGTCGAGAGACTGCTCTAA
- a CDS encoding LysR family transcriptional regulator, which translates to MSKFEQINTFVKVADNLNFAQAARTLKISTAAVSKQISQLEDELKTPLFYRSTRRVELSELGKIYLQQCKRILHEIADADALISQAKREPSGHLRITSGRHFANHFIVPYLAEFMTHYPQVQIHLELAERTPDLEKENIDILIGMSIPGPHDAIQRVIGKTRYLLCASPDYLKKFGIPERPKDLTVHHYIAHSMRLPIDEIYLRNQIIQLKPVVSVNDTEAMLECAIQGMGIVKLHEYVVQQAIREKKLIEVLKKYRGDELSLYLCYQPRRYVEPKIRAFIDFTLKKIGQSKS; encoded by the coding sequence ATGAGCAAATTTGAACAGATAAATACCTTTGTAAAGGTGGCCGATAATCTAAATTTTGCCCAAGCAGCCCGAACATTAAAAATTTCAACTGCGGCAGTGAGCAAACAAATAAGCCAACTTGAAGACGAATTAAAAACTCCGCTCTTTTATCGCTCAACTCGTCGCGTTGAGCTGTCTGAACTTGGGAAAATTTACTTGCAGCAGTGCAAGCGGATTTTGCATGAGATAGCAGATGCAGATGCCCTAATTTCCCAAGCCAAACGTGAGCCCTCTGGCCATCTGAGAATTACTTCAGGACGCCATTTTGCCAATCATTTTATTGTGCCCTATTTAGCTGAGTTCATGACTCACTACCCTCAGGTACAAATTCACCTAGAACTTGCCGAACGTACTCCTGATCTTGAAAAAGAAAATATCGATATTCTAATAGGAATGTCTATTCCTGGTCCACATGACGCCATACAAAGAGTAATAGGAAAAACACGCTATCTCTTATGTGCTTCACCTGATTATTTAAAAAAATTTGGCATTCCTGAGCGCCCAAAAGATCTTACAGTTCATCATTACATCGCACATAGCATGCGTTTGCCTATCGACGAAATTTATTTAAGAAATCAAATCATACAGCTAAAACCTGTAGTTAGCGTTAATGATACAGAAGCAATGCTTGAGTGTGCAATTCAAGGCATGGGGATCGTGAAATTACACGAATATGTTGTCCAGCAAGCGATTCGAGAAAAAAAACTTATAGAAGTCCTAAAAAAATATAGAGGAGATGAGCTCTCACTTTATCTTTGCTATCAACCTCGACGCTATGTAGAGCCAAAAATTCGTGCTTTTATCGATTTTACTTTAAAAAAAATAGGGCAATCAAAGAGCTAA
- the trmFO gene encoding methylenetetrahydrofolate--tRNA-(uracil(54)-C(5))-methyltransferase (FADH(2)-oxidizing) TrmFO, whose protein sequence is MFDVRVIGAGLAGCEAALQLASFGLKVKLFEMKPYKKTPAQKLDGVAELVCSNSFRSTKTSNAVALLKDEMLLLNGFLMRFALEAQVPAGDALAVDREIFSRLVEEAIEKTPNIQLCREEVSSLPMDSIPTIMATGPLTSDDLAKDLIEVIGQKRLEFYDAIAPIIDAESIDMNKAFKQSRWHEEGEGDYINCPMDKVVYEQFIERLQNSSRAQMHEFENAHYFEGCLPIEVMAERGVETLRFGPFKPVGLYDPHLKERPYAVLQLRKEDKYGTSYNLVGCQTRMTIPEQKAIFSLIPALHNLKFMRFGAIHRNTYVNGPEVLDANLRIKNAQGQATNIFLAGQITGVEGYVESMAMGLVVAYIVRGLIKNQSCLFPVESALGGLYGHVLGNHRARAKDLYVPSNITWAMVPPVDCRKSLGRAYRREQMYERGIKAIKEFKSKLMSCEEMSLAL, encoded by the coding sequence TTGTTTGATGTTCGTGTGATAGGAGCTGGTCTTGCAGGTTGTGAGGCGGCTTTACAACTTGCTTCGTTTGGTTTGAAAGTAAAACTTTTTGAAATGAAGCCCTATAAAAAAACTCCTGCTCAAAAACTTGATGGTGTAGCAGAACTTGTATGCTCTAACTCTTTTCGTTCAACCAAAACTTCTAATGCTGTGGCTTTATTAAAAGATGAAATGCTTTTATTAAATGGTTTTCTCATGCGTTTTGCGTTGGAAGCCCAAGTGCCTGCTGGAGATGCATTGGCTGTCGATAGAGAAATTTTTTCTCGCCTGGTGGAAGAAGCCATTGAAAAAACTCCTAATATTCAGCTATGTCGTGAGGAGGTGTCTAGTTTGCCTATGGATTCTATTCCCACCATCATGGCAACTGGTCCTTTGACGAGCGATGATCTGGCTAAAGACCTGATCGAAGTGATTGGGCAAAAACGTTTGGAATTTTATGATGCCATAGCTCCAATAATCGATGCTGAAAGTATCGATATGAACAAAGCTTTTAAGCAATCTAGATGGCACGAAGAGGGTGAAGGCGATTATATTAACTGCCCTATGGATAAGGTCGTATATGAACAATTTATTGAGCGTCTTCAAAATTCTTCTCGAGCACAAATGCATGAATTCGAGAATGCGCATTATTTTGAAGGGTGTCTTCCAATTGAAGTTATGGCTGAAAGGGGAGTGGAAACTTTGCGTTTTGGTCCATTTAAACCAGTGGGTCTCTATGACCCTCATCTAAAAGAACGCCCCTATGCCGTGTTGCAGCTGCGCAAAGAAGATAAATATGGCACAAGTTATAACTTAGTAGGTTGTCAGACTCGCATGACTATTCCCGAGCAAAAGGCGATATTTTCTTTGATTCCAGCATTACATAATCTAAAGTTTATGCGCTTCGGTGCGATTCATCGCAATACTTATGTAAATGGCCCTGAAGTTTTAGATGCAAATTTACGGATTAAGAATGCTCAAGGGCAAGCGACAAATATATTTTTGGCTGGTCAGATAACTGGAGTTGAGGGCTATGTTGAATCAATGGCTATGGGCTTAGTAGTGGCATACATAGTGAGGGGGCTCATCAAAAATCAGTCATGTTTGTTTCCTGTAGAGTCAGCCTTGGGTGGCCTCTATGGACATGTTCTGGGAAATCACCGAGCACGAGCCAAAGATCTCTATGTTCCATCCAATATTACTTGGGCGATGGTGCCACCTGTTGATTGCAGGAAATCTTTAGGCCGTGCATATAGGCGCGAGCAAATGTATGAAAGAGGAATAAAGGCCATTAAAGAATTTAAAAGCAAGCTTATGAGCTGTGAAGAAATGAGTTTAGCTCTTTGA
- a CDS encoding sodium-dependent transporter — MKQKKMTWVKESGFIFAMIGSAVGFANILAFSAKCYKNGGGAFLIPYAIAMIVIGIPMLFLEGAIGKNFGLPISGAYAKAVSSKWKFFGWLAALSCLTIGSFYSVLTGWSVAYTYFAATNVIPENSAHFFQHDFLKISDSILVTNGVSLPIFFSTVIVAFFTWIVSSKNISAGIEKVCAFFMPLLFILVTLFSLITLMLPGAWEGFGYYIKPDFSKLMDLSLWRDAFGQVFFSFSLGLGIVVGYARHTKKETNMRRAMISVAIGDTLISVISGFAIFGCIGFMSNKTGVPFHEIVQSSSTFEIGFIIFPQILHTFPAWVSPLVGTVFFFCVFIAGITGVFSIVESVAGNFEVEFKLNRKAAVLISVFIMWLLSTFFCMGNGVALLGAIEPMVMGYSLLIGAIAQIIAFMFIDKNLAHDPTFINSKQQTGWFYYIAKYLGLAFLIITLFGALYNESQENFDITHIVRWGWFAVVSFIALILSSISTKKGQHYSAH, encoded by the coding sequence GTGAAGCAGAAAAAGATGACTTGGGTCAAAGAATCTGGTTTTATTTTTGCAATGATTGGCTCTGCGGTCGGTTTTGCAAATATTCTAGCTTTTAGTGCTAAATGCTATAAAAATGGTGGTGGTGCTTTTCTAATACCCTACGCCATAGCCATGATAGTAATCGGTATTCCCATGCTTTTTTTAGAAGGCGCCATTGGTAAAAATTTTGGCCTTCCTATTAGTGGAGCCTACGCCAAAGCTGTTTCTTCAAAGTGGAAATTTTTTGGTTGGCTTGCTGCCCTTTCGTGCCTTACCATTGGCTCTTTTTATTCAGTGTTAACAGGTTGGTCAGTTGCTTACACCTATTTCGCTGCAACCAATGTTATCCCAGAAAATAGTGCCCATTTTTTTCAACATGATTTCCTAAAAATTTCTGATTCGATTCTTGTCACCAATGGCGTGAGCTTACCAATATTCTTTTCAACAGTTATCGTCGCTTTTTTTACCTGGATCGTAAGTTCTAAAAATATCAGCGCAGGCATTGAAAAAGTTTGCGCATTCTTCATGCCTCTGCTGTTTATCCTAGTCACGTTATTTAGTCTGATAACTTTAATGCTTCCCGGTGCATGGGAAGGTTTTGGCTATTATATAAAACCAGATTTCTCTAAACTCATGGATCTGAGCCTGTGGAGAGATGCTTTTGGCCAGGTATTTTTTAGTTTTTCCTTAGGCTTGGGGATTGTTGTAGGCTATGCGAGGCACACTAAAAAAGAAACCAATATGAGACGAGCCATGATTTCTGTTGCCATTGGAGATACGCTTATCTCTGTCATTTCTGGTTTTGCTATTTTTGGCTGCATTGGTTTTATGAGCAATAAAACGGGTGTGCCCTTTCATGAAATCGTTCAATCAAGCTCAACTTTTGAGATAGGATTTATTATTTTTCCTCAAATACTTCATACCTTTCCAGCATGGGTGAGCCCACTTGTTGGAACTGTTTTTTTCTTTTGTGTATTTATTGCTGGAATCACCGGAGTATTTTCCATTGTGGAATCTGTCGCTGGAAATTTTGAAGTAGAATTCAAACTTAATCGCAAAGCAGCTGTTCTTATTAGTGTCTTTATCATGTGGCTGCTTTCAACATTTTTTTGTATGGGAAACGGAGTAGCACTTTTGGGGGCCATTGAACCTATGGTAATGGGTTATTCATTGCTCATTGGTGCTATTGCTCAGATCATAGCATTCATGTTTATCGATAAAAATCTTGCTCATGATCCAACCTTTATTAACAGCAAACAACAAACCGGTTGGTTTTATTACATTGCAAAATATCTTGGCCTTGCGTTTCTTATCATTACTCTCTTTGGCGCTCTTTATAATGAAAGCCAGGAAAACTTCGATATCACCCATATAGTGCGTTGGGGCTGGTTCGCAGTTGTCAGTTTTATTGCACTTATCTTAAGCTCTATTTCAACAAAAAAAGGCCAGCACTACTCAGCGCATTAA
- a CDS encoding HD domain-containing protein, which produces MYNFLLVSFLCVSSCSIMKNSTETNRAHPLSSSFETIYGTLTVEDPLALELIYSEPMQRLKHINQYGTFEYAVKSQRSYTRYTHSLGVYYLLKQVGCSRLEQIAGLLHDVSHTAFSHSTDVLFLGDQVSGAYQDRIHEQFLQQRGIARILNKYGYSAHDMNILQQYFPALKQSHPDLCADRIDYILSAGIKEGFMSVADVRETVKNLRYKNNTWYLKDLNMAKKIGDISLHETLNRWGGSISLAVNFLSKELFQKSIENNLITLEDILYEKNDQEIWRIFRCSSNPHIQALVMQISHTQWTKKVFPQQCDKKYFSKFRGVDPLVKIKGRKISRTSHMDKEFKENFSQTEKKIKTGFCL; this is translated from the coding sequence TTGTATAATTTTTTATTAGTGAGCTTTTTGTGCGTTTCTTCCTGTTCGATTATGAAAAATAGCACAGAGACTAATCGTGCCCATCCACTATCGAGTAGTTTTGAAACTATCTATGGCACCTTAACGGTTGAAGATCCATTGGCCCTTGAGCTCATTTATTCAGAGCCAATGCAGCGCCTGAAACATATTAATCAATATGGCACTTTTGAATACGCTGTCAAAAGTCAACGATCGTATACCCGTTATACTCATTCATTGGGAGTCTACTACTTATTAAAACAAGTGGGGTGCTCTCGCCTTGAGCAGATTGCTGGTCTTTTGCATGATGTATCTCATACGGCTTTTTCTCATTCTACCGACGTGCTATTTTTGGGCGACCAAGTGAGTGGAGCTTATCAAGATCGAATTCATGAACAATTTTTGCAGCAAAGGGGGATTGCTCGGATCCTAAATAAGTATGGCTACTCTGCTCACGATATGAATATTTTGCAGCAATATTTTCCCGCTTTAAAACAAAGTCATCCTGATCTTTGTGCCGATCGCATCGATTATATACTGAGCGCAGGTATTAAAGAGGGATTTATGAGTGTCGCAGACGTAAGGGAAACGGTCAAAAACTTGCGATATAAAAATAACACCTGGTATTTGAAAGATTTAAATATGGCCAAAAAAATTGGTGATATTTCCCTGCATGAGACGCTTAATCGCTGGGGTGGGTCTATTTCTTTGGCGGTAAATTTTTTGAGCAAAGAGTTGTTTCAAAAGTCGATAGAAAATAATTTAATTACTTTGGAAGATATTTTGTATGAAAAAAATGATCAAGAAATTTGGCGAATTTTTCGCTGTTCGTCGAATCCCCATATCCAAGCGTTAGTTATGCAAATATCTCACACTCAATGGACAAAGAAAGTTTTTCCGCAGCAATGTGATAAAAAATATTTTTCAAAATTTCGCGGTGTGGATCCTTTAGTGAAAATTAAAGGACGAAAAATTTCTCGTACATCACACATGGATAAGGAATTTAAAGAGAATTTCTCCCAGACCGAGAAAAAAATTAAAACAGGGTTTTGTCTGTAA
- a CDS encoding multidrug effflux MFS transporter → MMKKIIEPSILLLIALVGFPQISETIYTPSLPDLAHYFGIGNALVNLTLSIYFVGFALGVLLWGRLADKFGRRPAMLWGIAIYIIGCIFCYFSSTISVLVFARFIQALGASAGSVVTQTIMRDIYSGQRRSQVFSIISGAIAFSPALGPFIGGYIAEIWGFQTNFLALLIMGIWLFCSTFNSLPETKQGNAVFVNMFELSKKMVADKSIWAFSFLIAACNGIIFSYYGEAPFLFTEILGFSSSQYGMFGLTVALPILFASILSHRLNKHLDSESVIKIGALTLLGGVFLLVAVGNLISAEHGLLGVISLVVPMMIVFTGVGIMIPNCISLALQAYQTVLGSAGAFFGLMYYLMIGAMTELMGVFHNGSIWPMALYFLVLAFMMHGVCTMRKPSVLCRGAQQKNI, encoded by the coding sequence ATCATGAAAAAGATTATTGAACCATCCATATTATTATTGATTGCTCTTGTTGGTTTTCCTCAAATCAGTGAGACCATTTATACCCCTTCTCTGCCAGATCTTGCTCACTATTTTGGTATTGGCAATGCTTTAGTCAACCTGACGCTCAGTATTTACTTCGTTGGTTTTGCTTTAGGCGTGTTGCTGTGGGGGCGTTTGGCTGACAAATTTGGACGCAGACCAGCAATGCTTTGGGGGATAGCTATTTACATCATAGGATGCATTTTTTGCTACTTTTCGAGCACTATCAGTGTATTAGTGTTTGCTCGCTTTATTCAGGCGCTGGGGGCTAGTGCAGGTTCTGTTGTTACTCAGACCATTATGCGCGATATTTACTCTGGACAAAGACGAAGTCAGGTGTTTTCTATTATTAGTGGTGCCATTGCTTTTAGTCCTGCCCTGGGTCCATTTATTGGTGGCTATATTGCTGAAATATGGGGGTTTCAAACCAATTTTTTGGCACTTCTTATTATGGGTATTTGGCTTTTTTGCTCTACCTTTAATTCTTTGCCTGAAACCAAGCAAGGGAACGCTGTTTTTGTAAATATGTTCGAGTTGAGCAAAAAAATGGTTGCAGATAAATCCATTTGGGCATTCTCTTTTTTAATAGCTGCATGTAACGGAATAATTTTTAGCTATTATGGTGAGGCACCTTTTTTATTTACTGAAATTTTAGGATTTAGTTCGAGCCAATACGGAATGTTTGGTCTGACTGTAGCATTGCCAATTTTATTTGCTTCTATTTTATCTCACCGATTGAATAAGCACCTCGATAGCGAATCGGTGATAAAAATAGGAGCGCTTACTTTACTTGGAGGAGTATTCTTGTTGGTAGCTGTAGGAAACTTGATCAGTGCAGAACATGGTTTGCTTGGAGTAATTTCGCTTGTTGTGCCCATGATGATTGTGTTTACTGGTGTAGGAATAATGATTCCAAACTGCATAAGCTTGGCTCTGCAGGCTTATCAAACAGTATTAGGAAGCGCTGGGGCTTTCTTTGGTTTGATGTATTATCTTATGATCGGCGCTATGACTGAGTTGATGGGAGTCTTTCATAACGGCAGTATTTGGCCAATGGCTTTGTATTTCTTAGTATTAGCATTTATGATGCATGGCGTGTGCACTATGAGGAAGCCTAGCGTCCTATGTCGAGGCGCTCAGCAAAAAAATATTTGA